Proteins encoded in a region of the Mesoflavibacter profundi genome:
- the lgt gene encoding prolipoprotein diacylglyceryl transferase — MYALKFDWNPITGIDIAGNFKIHFYSLMWIIAFVLGHKIMSYIFKREKIKLEYLDPLFIYTVLATMLGARLGHVIFYQPELFGQDFLSVFLPFRTKPEFEFTGFQGLASHGAAIGIIVGMYLYRKKYNYKSLMWILDRIVIPVASGAVFIRIGNFINSEIIGKVTDSSLGVRFVQDYYHKSDIVKLTGIKDVKKAYAAVTDNPKFANLLEAIPYRHAAQLYESFCYVFVFLILLYFYLKTNKSEQRGFLFGLFLVLLWTVRFFVEFVKEAQNPERADWMLNTGQWLSIPFILIGLYFMFMYKQKTEKA, encoded by the coding sequence ATGTACGCATTAAAATTTGACTGGAATCCAATAACAGGAATAGATATAGCAGGAAACTTCAAAATTCATTTTTATAGCTTAATGTGGATTATAGCTTTTGTTTTAGGACATAAAATAATGAGCTATATTTTTAAGCGCGAAAAAATCAAACTAGAATATCTTGATCCGCTATTTATATATACAGTATTAGCAACCATGTTAGGCGCAAGATTAGGTCATGTTATTTTTTACCAACCAGAATTGTTTGGTCAAGATTTTTTAAGTGTCTTTTTACCATTTAGAACAAAACCAGAATTTGAATTTACAGGATTTCAAGGACTAGCAAGTCATGGTGCTGCAATAGGTATTATAGTAGGAATGTATTTATACCGAAAAAAATATAATTACAAATCGCTAATGTGGATTTTAGACCGTATTGTAATTCCTGTAGCATCTGGAGCTGTCTTTATTAGAATAGGAAACTTTATAAACTCTGAAATAATAGGTAAAGTCACAGATTCTAGTTTAGGAGTTAGATTTGTACAAGATTATTATCACAAGTCCGATATAGTAAAACTTACAGGAATTAAGGATGTAAAAAAAGCCTATGCAGCAGTTACCGATAATCCAAAGTTTGCAAATTTATTAGAGGCAATACCTTATCGTCATGCAGCGCAATTATACGAGTCTTTTTGTTATGTATTTGTATTTTTAATTCTGCTGTATTTTTACTTAAAAACAAATAAAAGTGAGCAACGTGGTTTCCTTTTTGGGTTGTTTTTAGTGCTATTATGGACTGTACGATTTTTTGTAGAGTTTGTAAAAGAAGCACAAAATCCAGAACGTGCAGATTGGATGTTAAATACTGGACAATGGTTAAGTATTCCTTTTATTCTAATTGGACTGTATTTTATGTTCATGTATAAACAAAAAACAGAAAAAGCATAA
- the cysS gene encoding cysteine--tRNA ligase gives MQLYQEQNIKIYNSLSGEKEQFKSIHEGYVGMYVCGPTVYSNVHLGNVRTFMSFDVIFRYLKYLGYKVRYVRNITDAGHLENDADVGEDRIAKKARLEEIEPMEVVQRYTVDFHNILNTFNFLPPSIEPTATGHIIEQIELIKTIIDNGFAYEVNGSVYFDVHKYNESKEYGILSKRKLEDLIHNTRELDGQSDKKNPQDFALWKKAEPSHIMRWPSPWSDGFPGWHLECTAMSTKYLGEQFDIHGGGMDLKFPHHECEIAQNQAAKGKSPVNYWMHANMLIMNGKKMAKSTGNFILPNEIFTGDNPHITKAFTPSVARFFMLQAHYRSVLDFTNDGLLAADKGYNRLMEAIKSLSTLKTNASSSIDINAWKQKCFDAMNDDFNTPILIANLFEAVKYINQIKDETEQITKDDLNLLTRTLNEFTFEILGLKDDKENSSTGTDKLSGTVELLIKLRQEARANKDFALSDKIRDELAEVGIQLKDGKDGTTFTSN, from the coding sequence ATGCAACTTTACCAAGAACAAAACATTAAAATTTATAATTCTTTATCAGGAGAAAAAGAACAATTTAAATCTATACACGAAGGTTATGTAGGCATGTATGTATGCGGACCAACAGTATATAGCAATGTACATCTAGGTAACGTAAGAACATTTATGTCTTTTGATGTAATCTTTAGATATTTAAAATATTTAGGCTACAAAGTAAGATATGTTAGAAACATTACAGATGCTGGACATTTAGAAAATGATGCCGATGTAGGTGAAGATCGTATCGCTAAAAAAGCTCGTTTAGAAGAAATAGAGCCTATGGAAGTTGTACAACGTTACACCGTAGATTTTCATAACATCTTAAACACGTTTAATTTTTTACCTCCAAGTATAGAACCAACAGCAACAGGTCATATTATTGAACAAATTGAACTTATCAAAACAATAATAGATAATGGTTTTGCTTACGAAGTTAACGGTTCTGTATATTTTGACGTACATAAGTATAACGAAAGCAAGGAATACGGCATTTTAAGTAAGCGTAAGCTTGAAGATTTAATTCATAACACTCGAGAACTTGATGGGCAATCCGATAAGAAAAACCCACAAGATTTTGCGCTTTGGAAAAAAGCAGAACCATCACACATTATGCGTTGGCCATCACCTTGGAGTGACGGATTTCCTGGTTGGCACTTAGAGTGTACTGCAATGAGCACTAAATATTTAGGCGAACAGTTTGATATACATGGTGGCGGAATGGATTTAAAATTCCCGCATCACGAGTGTGAAATTGCTCAAAACCAAGCAGCTAAAGGCAAATCGCCAGTTAACTATTGGATGCATGCTAACATGTTAATCATGAATGGTAAAAAAATGGCTAAGTCTACTGGGAATTTTATTCTACCAAACGAAATTTTCACTGGCGACAATCCACATATTACCAAAGCTTTTACACCAAGTGTTGCTAGATTTTTTATGTTACAAGCGCATTATAGAAGTGTTTTAGATTTTACCAACGATGGATTACTTGCAGCAGATAAGGGTTACAACCGTTTAATGGAAGCTATAAAATCTTTAAGCACATTAAAAACAAACGCATCAAGTAGCATAGATATTAATGCATGGAAACAGAAATGTTTTGATGCTATGAACGACGATTTTAATACACCTATTTTAATTGCTAATCTTTTTGAAGCTGTAAAATACATTAACCAAATAAAAGACGAAACAGAACAAATTACTAAAGATGATTTAAACTTACTTACCAGAACCTTAAACGAATTTACTTTTGAAATTTTAGGTTTAAAAGATGACAAAGAAAACTCATCTACTGGTACAGATAAATTATCAGGAACTGTAGAGCTTTTAATAAAATTACGTCAAGAAGCCAGAGCTAATAAAGACTTTGCTTTAAGTGATAAAATTAGAGATGAATTAGCTGAAGTTGGCATACAATTAAAAGATGGTAAAGACGGTACAACGTTTACTTCAAATTAA
- a CDS encoding DUF192 domain-containing protein, with amino-acid sequence MKNVFSLVVISLVLVLVTSCKEEKVVTPVKVDFKKEGELTLFKGTTDTIIKIFDIEIAKTPYEIQTGLMYRDAMKENQGMLFVFPDIRERSFYMKNTRFPLDLIFIDHNKRIVSFQENAKPMDESSLPSNAKAQFVLELNAGMAQKLLLEVGDKMDYYEYRIVKDTISIKK; translated from the coding sequence ATGAAAAATGTATTTAGTCTTGTAGTTATATCTTTAGTGTTAGTACTTGTAACTTCTTGTAAAGAAGAAAAAGTAGTAACACCTGTTAAAGTAGATTTTAAAAAAGAAGGTGAGTTAACTTTGTTTAAAGGTACAACAGATACAATTATTAAAATATTTGATATAGAAATAGCAAAAACACCTTACGAAATCCAAACTGGATTGATGTATCGTGATGCTATGAAAGAAAATCAAGGAATGTTATTTGTGTTTCCAGATATAAGAGAGCGTAGTTTTTATATGAAAAACACTCGTTTTCCTTTAGATTTAATCTTTATAGATCACAATAAACGTATTGTTAGTTTTCAAGAAAATGCCAAGCCAATGGACGAATCTTCTTTACCGTCTAACGCAAAAGCACAATTTGTTTTAGAGCTTAATGCAGGAATGGCTCAAAAACTATTGCTAGAAGTTGGTGATAAAATGGATTACTACGAGTATAGAATTGTAAAAGATACAATATCTATTAAAAAGTAA
- the yidD gene encoding membrane protein insertion efficiency factor YidD, translated as MKKLIIKPFLFLIKIYQTFISPFTPNTCRYQPTCSHYAKEALLTHGLLKGGWLSLKRISRCHPFGGKGFDPVPPKNKTNHS; from the coding sequence ATGAAAAAACTAATCATTAAACCTTTTTTATTTCTTATAAAAATATACCAAACTTTTATTTCTCCATTTACACCAAACACGTGTAGATACCAGCCTACATGTTCGCATTACGCAAAAGAAGCGTTGTTAACTCATGGGTTATTAAAAGGTGGTTGGTTAAGCTTAAAAAGAATATCTAGATGTCATCCATTTGGAGGAAAAGGATTTGATCCTGTACCACCAAAAAATAAAACAAACCACAGCTGA
- a CDS encoding T9SS type B sorting domain-containing protein, with protein MKKFLLPLLLLNICFSFAQDVLMQTTTVSQCGGVFYDSGGSAANYSNDENFVLTICPDVAGQQVQLDFVAFSTQLNSDTMTIYDGDSTAANAFGTFSGGGAANNPGFVSATPNNPTGCLTIEFVSDGSANTTGWEANISCFEPCQSIVSQLDSATPAPNGDGYIRVCPGDPITLNGSANFSVDGTGATYEWDLGDGNFVSGQTATFSYATPGVYIVNLNVTDTNTDPDPAGCSNTNLINQVIQVSTEPDFTGTSASSATACFGEQVTLTGVANQVEFINDCTPPVSGTTFLPDGSGATYQTCVTVDCYDSGLTLTDINQIIGICVNMEHSFMGDLDINIISPNGQMAVLKGYPGGGGTYLGGANDDGSNTPGVGADYCFASTGTVTIENGPTIIAGSNPPNNSITPGTYLPEGNLSNLLGSPLNGDWCIQIIDNLSIDNGYIFSWSIEFDPTLQPPEYSFTPVTTSEAWDSDPTIVSSSGNDITVQPSAPGQYCYTYRVMNDFGCEYTEQVCIDIYPEVDNGLPDNLFMCNPGAPPYIFDLTQNDAVLTAPSAIPADLVITYHESQTDADSDINAIANPSAYSSTATLGNPQTIYVRIEYLNTNCFETETFTLNITTQPTINPAPDMVQCDDMDNDGFMPFDLETQTPLILGTQPASNYEVTYHTSFADADGDVNALMSPHTNVTNPEPIYVRIEVIGDASCYNVTTTPLFNLIVNLNDDSSYTVTPTCDGATVSNVSTPGGTFSSPTGATIDPVTGLVTGAASGATHSISYTTTGACPTTTTVDFTVLVTDDPSFTLQPTCDGAVVDSEATPGSYAFNPIPGDGATIDTATGTILNATPGATYTVEHTTNGVCPASSTATVTVYPLEDASFVPTATCDGATVTITGDTGGTFVLNPDPGSPITIDAVTGTVTGGTYGDTYTIEYTTGGPCPEVSAQNVTVLAQDDPSFTMVPNCDGGTVDSVAMPGGTYTFNPPAPSGDTVQIDASTGAVTMATPGTSYTVEYTTATQCPATSTFVLNVLPADNSSFNLDPTCDGATATVTGLSGGTFVLTTTGATIDAATGTVTGALPGSVHTVEYTTNGPCPTTTTQNVTVHPEVIAIDPTPLEVCDDNTPDGITQIDLTLKDTEVTGGVASYVASYYLTLTDAETATNPLPIPYTNLTNPQLIYVRVEDANTTCYDTTTLELQVEQAPTAFTPTPLEYCDPDSDGFGEFMLTDADGQITGGAAGLVVTYHETMSDAENNVNALTSPYDNIVVNTQTIYVRVESQTIVTDCASYVDLQLIVNPTPQIDITPTALEECDDDTDGLVAFDLIQSNDEILNLLDSDSSNDINPSDVTISYYQTQADAQTPSNAIATPSNYTNTTPNMETIWVRVEYNATGCYKLTELDLIVNPLPVLVQPDQLNLCDYNNPGDEQEAFTLEDANAQILNGQTGITLTYYDTQLGADTADATAQIFSPYTNGPNPQTVYVRAEDNTTGCVNTITLDLRVNPLPSPVAPSPLVACDEDNDGIYSGFDLDSQTAGIINNEPNIVLSYHETQADAENGQNTLSSPYENIVENVQTIYIRAENTLTGCYTIVTMDLVVEPSPEVPVNIPDYIICDDDNDGYNQFDFVTVMTPQILGTQDPLDFTLTYHTTQAGADTGNMPIVNPGNYTNQNNPQTIYVRLESNVNGCVTTGEFEIRVEFPPVLVQPTPLEICDELDAVYYENNDGYAVFDLTVKNDEITGATASWTVSYYETSSDAQTGVNAIPDPTMYQNTASGAQTVYVRVVDSDTGCFSLTTLTIRVLPNPTPNQNPTDLELCDDTNIVGPNDLIEMFDLTTYENVTLNGEPNVTASYYTDLDDALMGVNPIVAPTMHTNEDPANPGTAINPQTIYMRVTKGGTGCFTLVNFDITVNPLPEVSPIEDYIICELNTDEVAGFDLESKTDEILNGQDATVFTVTYHESQSDADSGINALVSPYFNITNPQEIYVNITNTITGCDVTTMFNIEVNEAAQANQSMPIYYECDDNIEFDGDPTDDQAQFDLTTQNADVLMGQDPTNYTVTYYDNLQDAEAGTNPIPTVYENTSNPQIIYVRVDNDTMEDDGTGTMVDSSVCYEVAEITLSVNPLPVVDLEANYLLCVNTNGTEVINPLVIETGLNPSDYTFEWTLNGTVVGTGSSIAPIQGGNYTVTIEDNVTGCISTDNTIVEESAPPSIQADVVTPAFADEHSIQVTATGTGISEYEFQLDGGSWYTNTPNDNTYLFNDVSGGEHTITVRDINGCGESSITVMVMDYPHYFTPNGDGYNETWQIYGISDQPDAVIYIFDRYGKLIKQLSPMGEGWDGTYNGNPLPTSDYWFTVEYREPGESHETAKKQFRAHFTLKR; from the coding sequence ATGAAAAAATTTTTACTACCATTATTACTTCTAAATATTTGTTTTTCTTTTGCACAAGATGTTTTGATGCAAACTACCACAGTAAGCCAATGTGGTGGAGTTTTTTATGACTCAGGAGGAAGTGCAGCTAACTATTCTAACGACGAAAATTTTGTTCTAACTATTTGTCCAGATGTTGCTGGTCAACAAGTCCAATTAGATTTTGTTGCTTTTAGTACGCAATTAAATTCTGACACGATGACTATCTATGATGGTGATAGTACAGCTGCAAATGCATTTGGTACTTTTTCTGGTGGAGGAGCAGCTAATAACCCAGGTTTTGTGTCTGCAACACCTAATAATCCTACAGGATGTTTAACTATAGAATTTGTATCAGATGGATCAGCCAATACAACTGGTTGGGAAGCAAATATCTCTTGTTTTGAACCTTGTCAATCAATAGTTTCTCAATTAGATAGTGCTACACCAGCACCAAACGGAGATGGTTATATAAGAGTATGTCCGGGAGATCCAATAACATTAAACGGTAGTGCTAATTTTTCTGTTGATGGTACAGGAGCAACTTACGAATGGGACTTAGGTGATGGTAATTTTGTCTCTGGTCAAACAGCTACTTTTTCTTATGCTACACCAGGAGTTTATATAGTAAATTTAAATGTTACAGATACTAATACAGATCCAGATCCTGCAGGATGTTCTAATACAAATTTAATAAATCAAGTAATACAAGTAAGCACAGAGCCTGATTTTACAGGAACTTCAGCTTCTTCTGCTACTGCTTGTTTTGGAGAACAAGTAACTCTTACAGGAGTAGCAAACCAAGTTGAGTTTATTAATGATTGTACGCCTCCTGTAAGTGGTACAACGTTTTTGCCTGACGGTTCTGGAGCAACTTATCAAACATGTGTTACTGTAGATTGTTATGATTCAGGTTTAACACTTACTGATATTAATCAAATCATAGGAATTTGTGTTAATATGGAGCATTCTTTTATGGGAGATTTAGATATCAATATAATAAGTCCCAATGGTCAAATGGCTGTTCTTAAAGGTTATCCTGGTGGAGGAGGTACATATCTAGGAGGAGCAAATGACGATGGTTCTAATACTCCTGGAGTTGGAGCAGATTATTGTTTTGCAAGTACAGGAACTGTTACTATTGAAAACGGACCAACAATAATAGCTGGTAGTAACCCACCAAATAACTCTATAACACCTGGTACTTATTTACCTGAAGGTAACTTGTCTAATTTGTTAGGCAGTCCACTTAACGGTGATTGGTGTATACAAATAATTGATAATCTAAGTATAGATAATGGTTATATTTTCTCTTGGAGTATTGAGTTTGATCCAACCTTACAGCCACCAGAGTATTCTTTTACTCCTGTAACTACTTCTGAAGCTTGGGATTCAGATCCTACAATAGTTAGTTCTTCTGGAAATGATATAACAGTACAACCTTCTGCTCCAGGACAATATTGTTATACTTACAGAGTTATGAATGATTTTGGATGTGAATATACAGAACAAGTATGTATAGATATTTATCCAGAAGTAGATAATGGTTTGCCTGATAATTTATTCATGTGTAATCCAGGAGCTCCTCCTTATATTTTTGATTTAACACAAAATGATGCTGTTTTAACAGCGCCTTCAGCAATACCTGCAGATTTAGTAATTACTTATCATGAATCCCAAACAGATGCTGATTCAGATATTAATGCTATTGCAAATCCATCAGCCTATAGTTCAACAGCAACTTTAGGTAATCCGCAAACTATCTATGTTAGAATTGAATATTTAAATACTAATTGTTTTGAAACAGAAACTTTTACATTAAATATTACAACTCAGCCTACCATCAATCCAGCGCCGGACATGGTACAATGTGACGATATGGATAATGATGGATTTATGCCATTTGATTTAGAGACTCAGACGCCATTAATATTAGGAACACAACCGGCATCCAATTATGAAGTTACATATCATACTAGTTTTGCAGATGCAGATGGTGATGTAAACGCATTAATGAGTCCACATACTAATGTAACAAATCCAGAGCCAATATATGTAAGGATAGAAGTTATAGGAGATGCGAGTTGTTATAATGTAACCACCACACCATTATTTAATTTAATAGTAAATTTAAACGACGATTCCAGTTACACAGTAACACCAACATGCGATGGTGCTACGGTAAGTAATGTATCAACACCAGGCGGTACTTTTAGTTCACCAACCGGAGCAACAATAGATCCGGTAACAGGACTGGTAACAGGCGCAGCATCAGGAGCGACGCATAGTATAAGTTATACAACAACAGGCGCATGTCCAACCACCACCACCGTAGACTTTACAGTATTAGTTACAGACGATCCAAGTTTTACCTTACAACCAACCTGTGATGGCGCTGTAGTAGATAGCGAAGCAACACCAGGAAGTTATGCCTTTAATCCAATACCAGGAGATGGAGCTACTATAGATACAGCAACAGGAACAATTTTAAATGCCACACCAGGAGCAACCTATACAGTAGAACACACAACTAACGGAGTTTGTCCAGCGAGTTCAACAGCAACCGTTACAGTGTATCCATTAGAAGATGCTAGTTTTGTACCAACAGCGACGTGTGATGGTGCGACAGTAACAATAACAGGCGATACCGGTGGTACATTTGTATTAAATCCAGATCCAGGATCACCAATAACAATAGACGCAGTAACGGGAACAGTAACAGGTGGAACTTATGGTGATACCTATACAATAGAATATACTACAGGCGGACCATGTCCAGAAGTAAGTGCACAAAATGTAACAGTATTAGCGCAAGACGATCCAAGTTTTACAATGGTGCCAAACTGTGATGGAGGAACAGTAGATAGTGTAGCAATGCCAGGCGGAACCTATACGTTTAATCCACCAGCACCATCAGGAGATACAGTACAGATAGATGCAAGTACAGGAGCAGTGACTATGGCCACACCAGGTACAAGTTATACGGTAGAGTATACAACAGCCACGCAATGTCCAGCAACCAGTACATTTGTATTAAATGTATTACCTGCAGATAATTCAAGTTTTAATTTAGACCCAACCTGTGATGGTGCAACAGCGACAGTAACAGGATTATCAGGCGGAACATTTGTGTTAACCACAACAGGAGCGACAATAGATGCAGCAACCGGAACAGTAACAGGAGCTTTACCAGGTTCAGTACATACTGTAGAATATACAACAAACGGACCATGTCCAACAACAACAACTCAAAATGTAACAGTACATCCAGAGGTAATAGCAATAGATCCAACACCATTAGAAGTTTGTGATGATAACACACCAGATGGAATTACACAAATAGACTTAACATTAAAAGATACTGAAGTTACAGGCGGAGTAGCCTCATATGTTGCGAGTTATTATTTAACATTAACCGATGCAGAAACAGCAACAAATCCATTACCAATTCCGTATACAAATCTAACTAACCCACAATTAATTTATGTAAGGGTAGAAGATGCAAATACAACGTGTTATGACACAACAACACTGGAATTACAGGTAGAGCAAGCACCAACCGCTTTTACCCCAACACCATTAGAGTATTGTGATCCAGACAGTGATGGTTTTGGTGAGTTTATGTTAACAGATGCAGATGGGCAAATAACAGGAGGCGCAGCAGGATTGGTAGTAACCTATCATGAGACGATGAGTGATGCAGAGAATAATGTAAATGCATTAACAAGTCCATATGATAATATAGTAGTAAACACACAAACTATTTATGTGCGTGTAGAGAGTCAAACTATAGTAACCGATTGTGCTAGCTACGTAGATTTACAATTAATAGTAAACCCAACACCTCAAATAGATATTACACCAACAGCATTAGAGGAGTGTGATGATGACACAGATGGGTTAGTAGCATTTGATTTAATACAATCTAATGATGAGATATTAAACTTATTGGATTCAGATTCTAGTAACGATATAAATCCATCCGATGTGACCATAAGCTATTATCAAACACAAGCAGATGCACAAACACCATCAAATGCAATAGCAACACCATCAAACTACACCAACACAACACCAAATATGGAAACCATTTGGGTTCGTGTAGAGTATAATGCAACAGGATGTTATAAACTTACAGAGTTAGATCTAATTGTAAATCCATTGCCAGTATTGGTGCAACCAGATCAATTAAATTTATGTGATTATAATAATCCAGGTGATGAGCAAGAAGCATTTACGTTGGAAGACGCAAATGCACAAATATTAAACGGTCAAACCGGAATTACCTTAACGTATTATGACACTCAGTTAGGTGCAGATACAGCAGATGCTACAGCACAAATATTTAGTCCATATACCAATGGACCAAATCCGCAAACGGTATATGTAAGAGCAGAAGATAATACTACAGGTTGTGTTAATACAATCACATTAGATTTAAGAGTTAATCCATTACCATCACCAGTAGCGCCATCGCCATTAGTAGCATGTGATGAAGATAATGATGGGATTTATTCAGGATTTGATTTAGACAGTCAAACAGCAGGAATTATAAATAACGAGCCAAACATAGTTTTAAGCTATCATGAGACCCAAGCAGATGCAGAAAATGGACAAAATACATTAAGTAGTCCTTATGAAAATATAGTAGAAAATGTTCAAACCATTTATATAAGAGCAGAGAATACGTTAACGGGATGTTATACGATAGTAACAATGGATTTAGTTGTAGAGCCATCACCAGAAGTTCCAGTAAATATACCAGATTATATTATATGTGATGATGATAACGACGGTTACAATCAATTTGATTTTGTAACAGTAATGACGCCACAAATCTTAGGGACACAAGATCCATTAGATTTCACATTAACATATCATACCACACAAGCAGGAGCAGATACAGGTAATATGCCAATTGTTAATCCAGGAAATTATACGAATCAAAATAACCCTCAAACCATATATGTGCGATTAGAAAGCAATGTTAATGGTTGTGTGACTACAGGTGAATTTGAGATTAGAGTAGAGTTTCCACCAGTACTAGTTCAACCAACACCATTAGAGATTTGTGATGAGTTAGACGCAGTATATTATGAGAATAATGATGGTTATGCGGTATTTGATTTAACGGTAAAAAATGATGAGATAACGGGAGCAACAGCAAGTTGGACAGTTAGTTATTATGAAACATCATCAGACGCACAAACCGGAGTTAATGCAATACCAGATCCAACAATGTATCAAAATACAGCATCAGGAGCGCAAACGGTATATGTAAGAGTTGTAGATTCAGATACAGGATGTTTCTCTTTAACCACATTAACCATTCGTGTGTTACCAAATCCAACACCAAATCAAAATCCAACAGATTTAGAGTTGTGTGACGATACTAATATAGTAGGTCCAAATGATTTGATAGAGATGTTTGATTTAACGACTTATGAAAACGTAACATTAAATGGCGAGCCAAATGTAACAGCAAGTTATTATACCGATTTAGATGATGCGTTAATGGGAGTAAACCCAATAGTAGCCCCAACAATGCATACCAATGAAGATCCAGCTAATCCAGGAACCGCTATAAACCCTCAAACTATTTATATGAGAGTTACAAAAGGCGGTACAGGATGCTTTACTTTGGTAAACTTTGATATTACAGTAAACCCATTACCAGAGGTAAGTCCAATAGAGGATTATATTATATGCGAATTAAACACAGATGAAGTAGCAGGATTTGATTTAGAAAGTAAAACAGATGAGATACTAAATGGTCAAGATGCGACAGTATTTACAGTAACCTATCACGAGAGTCAATCTGATGCAGATTCAGGAATAAACGCATTAGTAAGTCCATATTTTAACATCACAAATCCTCAAGAGATTTATGTCAACATAACCAATACAATAACAGGATGTGATGTAACAACAATGTTTAATATAGAAGTTAATGAAGCAGCGCAAGCTAATCAATCAATGCCAATCTATTATGAATGTGATGATAATATAGAGTTTGATGGAGATCCAACAGATGATCAAGCACAGTTTGATTTAACCACGCAAAATGCAGATGTATTAATGGGTCAAGATCCAACTAATTATACAGTAACTTACTATGATAATTTACAAGATGCAGAAGCAGGAACAAACCCAATACCAACAGTGTATGAAAACACATCTAATCCACAAATAATTTACGTAAGAGTAGATAATGACACAATGGAAGACGATGGAACAGGAACTATGGTAGATAGCTCTGTATGTTACGAAGTAGCAGAAATAACATTGTCAGTAAATCCATTACCAGTAGTAGATTTAGAGGCTAATTATCTATTATGTGTAAATACAAATGGAACAGAAGTAATCAATCCATTAGTGATAGAAACAGGTTTAAACCCATCAGACTACACGTTTGAATGGACCTTAAACGGAACAGTAGTAGGAACAGGCAGCAGTATAGCACCAATCCAAGGAGGAAACTATACAGTAACCATAGAAGACAACGTAACAGGATGTATAAGTACCGATAATACAATCGTAGAAGAAAGTGCGCCGCCAAGTATACAAGCCGATGTAGTAACGCCAGCGTTTGCAGATGAGCATAGTATACAAGTAACAGCAACAGGAACAGGAATATCAGAATATGAATTCCAATTAGATGGCGGTTCGTGGTATACAAACACACCAAATGATAACACGTATCTATTTAACGATGTAAGCGGAGGCGAACATACAATAACGGTAAGAGATATAAATGGTTGTGGCGAGTCAAGTATAACAGTAATGGTTATGGATTACCCGCATTATTTCACACCAAATGGCGATGGTTATAATGAGACATGGCAGATTTACGGAATAAGCGATCAGCCAGATGCAGTTATCTATATATTTGATAGGTATGGGAAATTAATAAAGCAATTAAGTCCAATGGGCGAAGGATGGGATGGAACTTATAATGGTAATCCATTACCAACAAGTGACTATTGGTTTACGGTAGAGTATAGAGAACCAGGCGAATCGCATGAGACAGCGAAGAAGCAATTTAGAGCACACTTTACATTAAAACGATAA
- the folE gene encoding GTP cyclohydrolase I FolE — protein sequence MKIDNSVENIENEDHLGENHIGTNHDTPLRKDAFNLSDQEKIESIKKDVTNIMNTLGLDLTDDSLKGTPNRVAKMFVNEIFGGLHPNKKPKASTFDNKYQYGEMLVEKNITVYSTCEHHLLPIVGKAHVAYISNGSVVGLSKMNRIVDYYAKRPQVQERLTIQIVKELQEVLGTEDVACVIDAKHLCVNSRGIRDIESSTVTSEFGGAFKNKETKREFLDYIQLETKF from the coding sequence ATGAAGATTGACAATTCTGTAGAAAATATTGAAAATGAAGATCACTTAGGTGAAAACCATATCGGCACAAACCATGACACACCTTTAAGAAAGGATGCATTCAACCTTTCTGATCAAGAAAAAATTGAAAGCATAAAAAAAGATGTCACTAATATAATGAACACTTTAGGTTTAGACTTAACAGACGACAGTTTAAAAGGAACACCAAATCGTGTCGCTAAAATGTTTGTAAACGAAATTTTTGGAGGCTTACATCCAAATAAAAAACCTAAAGCGTCTACTTTTGACAATAAATATCAATATGGCGAAATGCTTGTAGAAAAAAACATCACTGTGTATTCTACTTGCGAGCACCATTTACTACCAATAGTAGGTAAAGCTCATGTTGCGTACATTTCTAATGGAAGCGTAGTTGGTTTATCAAAAATGAATAGAATTGTAGACTATTACGCAAAAAGACCTCAAGTACAAGAACGTCTTACTATTCAAATTGTAAAAGAACTTCAAGAGGTTTTAGGTACAGAAGATGTAGCGTGCGTTATAGACGCCAAACATTTATGCGTAAACTCTAGAGGTATTAGAGATATAGAAAGCAGCACGGTTACATCTGAGTTTGGTGGTGCTTTTAAAAACAAAGAAACTAAACGCGAATTTTTAGATTACATACAATTAGAGACTAAATTTTAG